TCAACATTACCTAAAAGCTCAGCCAGAATCTTTGAATGAAATGGAATTTAGCTTTATCGCTAACAAAGCATACTTCTCTGACTATTATTTCAAAAACAAGTCAGAAAAATCGTTAAAAGATAAAATAGAGTGGCAATCAAAAAATCTACTAAATTACATTAATAAGGCTGAAAATAGTAACCTACCTGTTGTCGGTGTTGATTACTTCACGTGTATTAATTACTGTCACTGGCTATCAAGTAAGCTCAATTGTAAAGTGAGACTGCTTACTGAGGCTGAATGGGAGTATTGTGCAAGAGCTGGTACAGATACCATTTTTTCTTGGGGAAATGAGATATCGCCTGTAGCAAAACATGCATGGTTCTTTGATAACGCAAAGTTAAATATAAAAATGGTTAAGCAACTAGCGCCGAACAATTGGGGCTTATATGATATGACAGGTAACGTATGGGAGTGGTGTGCCGACAAATATAGCCAAAAATTTTACGATT
The DNA window shown above is from Colwellia psychrerythraea 34H and carries:
- a CDS encoding formylglycine-generating enzyme family protein; the encoded protein is MNYLNTSWLGHFVKVPKGQFSMGNSSAYTSLFGKKLIERPQARKVHTVAVTQEIAVLETPVTNSMFQHYLKAQPESLNEMEFSFIANKAYFSDYYFKNKSEKSLKDKIEWQSKNLLNYINKAENSNLPVVGVDYFTCINYCHWLSSKLNCKVRLLTEAEWEYCARAGTDTIFSWGNEISPVAKHAWFFDNAKLNIKMVKQLAPNNWGLYDMTGNVWEWCADKYSQKFYDYSNKKDPKSTHGNCKRYVI